GTCAGCAGCAGGACACGACCACTCCGCCGCGCGTGCTGGGCGAGCCCGTGCAGCGCAATCCGCCTCCTGATTCCGGCGGGCTACCGCAGCTGCGGTAGCACTACAGACAGACCTGCTTCCGGCCGTGTGGACCCTCCGTCTGCACGGCCGGTTGTGCACGCCCATCCGCGTTTGACAGGCGGCGTGCACGTCCGCCACTTTCCGCCGCCGAAACAAGCCGGGCTGCCACCCGGAGAGATGCGATCAGAGCGCGGTACGCCGCGCTTCGAGGAAGGTTACGACATGAGAATGCTGGTACTCGGGGCCGGACTGCAGGGCTCTGCCTGTGCGTACGACCTGCTCAACAGTGACGGCGTGAGCCGCGTCCGGCTCGCGGATCAACAGGTCGATCGACTCCCCCCGTTCCTCCAGCCGTACGCGGGTGATGAGCGGCTCGAGCGCGTGCACATCGACGCCCGCGATGCGGACAGCGTGCGCCGCGCGATGGAGGGGGTCGACGCGTGCATGAACGCACTGCCCTACTACTTCAACCTCGACATCACGAAGCTCGCCGTCGAGGCCGGCATTCATTACTGCGACCTCGGTGGCAACACTGCCATCGTGTTCGACCAGCTCAAGCTCGATGAGGAGGCCGCAAAGCGCGGCATCTCCGTGATCCCCGACTGCGGCCTCGCGCCCGGCATGGTCAATATCCTCGCCGGCAAGGGCATCGACAGCCTGGATCGCGCCGATTCCGTGAAGATCCGGGTGGGAGGGCTCCCGCAGAACCCGGAGCCGCCGCTCAACTACCAGATCGTGTACTCCATCGAGGGCGTGCTCGACTACTACACGACGAAGTCGTGGATCGTGCGTGACGGCAAGCCGCTGGAAGTGGATGCGCTGAGCGAGATCGAGCCCGTGAAGTTCGATGAGCCGGTCGGCACGCTGGAGGCGTTCCATACGGCGGGCGGACTCTCGACCATGCCGTGGAACTGGGAAGGCCGCATCCGCTCCATGGAGTACAAGACGCTGCGCTACCCCGGTCACGCGGACATCATGCGTGCGATTCGTGATCTCGGGCTCCTCGAGCTCGAGCCCGTGAACGTGAAGGGTACGAACGTCGTGCCACGCGACGTCTTCATCGCCATCACCGAGCCGCGCCTGAAGAAGCCTGCAGCGCCGGACCTCGTCGCACTGCGTGTGGAAGTCGAGGGCGAAAAGGACGGCAAGCCGCACCGCGTGCAGTGGGACCTCGTCGACCGCATGGACGAGGCGCACGGCATCAGCGCCATGGAGCGCACGACGGGGTTCTCCCTCTCGATCACCGGCCAGACCCAGGTGCGCGGCCTCACACGCGCCAAGGGGGTGAAGACCCCGGACGTCGCCATGCCCGCGGATCATTACATCACGGAGCTGCGCAGGCGCGGCATCGAGATCCGGCAGATCGCGTAGCAACGGATCCGTTCGAGCGAGAGGGTTCAAGCAACAGCTGTAACCACAGAGGACACCGAGATGCTCTCCGTGTACTCCGTGGTAGAAATCCGTATGGTCCGCGGTGAAAAGGGGGTGGCTGGCTGCCCGGCGAGGATCCTGGCCCGTGGAGTGCGGTACCACGAACGCATGCCGCGGCTCCGCCTGATTCCCCTGATTGCCGGCACCCTGCTCGCCGGCGCGATGGCCGGTCCCGCTTCCGGACAGGAGCAGGACGTCGCCAGGGGCTCGTACCCATTCTTTCAGCGCAACCTGACGATCGCCGTCAACGCCGCGGTGCCGGGGGAGCTGCAGATCGTGCGTGCGCGCGCGGCACGCGTCGACATCGCGGCGCTTGCGTCGCCGGGCGTCGCAAGCTTTGCCCTGGGAGGCTGGCGCGGCGATGAGCTGGTCCTGACCGCCGCCGGCGCGCAGCGCGCCGTCTTCATCGTCACGGTGCCGGAGCGTGTGTACGTCTCGGTGAAAGCACCGGGCGCCAGCCGCTCACTCGGCGCGTTCACCCCGATACAGACGATCCAGTGGGGGAGCGAGGCAGAGGCGACTCCAGCGGCACGACCGTCACCTCCGGCACCGCCAGTCTCGCCCAGAGCCGACGGGTACTACCCGGTGTACGGCGCCAGTACCGTCCCGACGTCGGTGCATATTCCGTCGCTGGCTGCCGTGGAACGGATCGACGTGCACATGCGCGGAAGCTCATTCCGCCTCGCCGCCACGCGTCCGCTCCAGGTCACGGCGGGACAGGCGGATCCTCTCGTGATTGCCCTCGCCGGCGAACCGCTCGACCTGCGGTTCGAGCTGCCAGCCGACACCCGCAGCTTCCAGATCATCGCCAACGGGGACGTGGTACTCTCCGTCCGCGATGGGCGGGTCACCCGGTACTGCACTCCCGCAATTGCGCAGGATCTCGGCGCCGACGGCGTCCTCGTGACGCTCACCCCGCTGCGCGGACGCCTGGATTGCGGAGCCGAGACGCGCCAGGCGGCGACCTCCCGGTAGGCCAGGCGCGCGACCCCAGCACCGGCCGCGACGTTCCGGGCGCGCGACGCCTGGCACGGCACGCGACGACAACCAGCCCCAGGCCCTCCGTTCGATCCATCACGTCCGGATGGCGTCGCCCTGTCACATTCCCTAAATTCAATCCGTCCTTGAACAGTACGGGGCGCGCGTCGAGGCCGCTCGGGGCAGGTTGCGGCCGGCAATAATATGTTGTCGCGCAATGACTTCACCCCCTTGAGGCGACAGCCTGGCGGGGTTATATTTAATCGTCATTGAAATGGTCGGTCGCGCCGTGGCGCGGGTGGCCCATACGGGACATGAGGACGGCCACCGAGGTGGGCGTCTGTTCCCCAGGAAAGGAGTTGCCGTGGTCAAGACCGCGAGCAAGAGCCAGGCGGTGGAGGGGCGCCGGGCGGTCCACCTTCCGGAGCTGAGCGACAGCGAGCTGGTCGCTGCGCACCTGGAAGGGCATCCGGGGGCGTTCACGGAGCTTTACGACCGGTATCGGGACCGGCTGGTTCATTTCATTGGTCGCAAGACGGGTGATCGGGACCGTGCGGAGGACCTGGTGCAGGAAGCGTTCATCCGGGTGACGCGGCACCTGCACCGCTTCGACCAGACGAAGAAGTTTTCGACGTGGATCTACACGATCTGCTCGAACCTGGCGAAGAACGAGCTGCGCAACCGTTCGCGCAGTCCGCTGGTGCTGTTCCAGAAGCTGACGACGCACTGGGAGCCGGATCACCGTCCGCTGCAGTTCGAGGACGGTCTGGCGCGCCCGGACGACCAGTACCGCAAGCGGTATCTGCAGCAGATCGTGGAGCAGACGGTGGAGGAGCTGCCGGAGCATCACAAGCTGGTGTTCCGCCTGCGTGAGCTCGAAGGCAAGAGCTACGAGGAGATCGCGGAGATCACTGGCGTAAACCTGGGCACGGTGAAGAGCCGGCTGCACCGGGCGCGCACGAGCTTCGCTGAGCTGATCGAGCCGCTGCTGAACTAGGCGATCGAGGTATTCTGCCCGAATATGCGGGGCCGACGAACGAGTCGGTCCCGCTTTTCTTTTGCACTGCTGCAACGCGCTCGTTACACTAGGGGCCGAAACCCGAAAGTGAGAGTATGGCGGGCGAACCGCTGATAATGTGCACGCCGGCCGAAGGTGTAGCGGAACGGATCGGGCGGGGCGATCGGGCGGCGTTCGAGGAGTTCTTTCGCGCCGAGTACGGGCGGCTGTGCAGTTTCCTGGCCGACCAGGTCGGCAGTGCGGCGGAGGCCGAGGAGCTTGCGCAGGACGTGCTGCTCCGGCTGTGGCGTGCGCGCGCGCAGCTGCGCCGGCACGATTCGCTGCGCTCCTACCTGTACCGATCGGCGCGCAACGCGGCGATCAACCATCGGCGGCGGGCGGCTCTCGAACGGCAGCATTCGGACATCACCCACATCCCGGTCTCCGCGAGTCCGCCAGCGGATGAGCGGCTCCGGCTGCGGCTTCTCGGCGAGGCGGCTGCGGCGGCGATCCGCGACCTGCCGGAACGCTGTCGCCTGATCTTCGACCTGAGCCGTCGCCAGCATCTGACCCACGCTGAAATTGCGGAAGTACTGAACATCTCCCCCCGCACGGTCGAAACGCAGATCGGGCGTGCATTGAAGCTGCTCCGCTACCGCCTGGCCCCGCTCCTCGACTAGTCAGCCTTCCGATTTCCGGCTCGATGTACGGGTAGGGCACGGCTCGCGTGTCTTCCTGTACGAGCTACACAACCTGACTCCGGTGAAGTGGAATGGACGAACGCGACGTCTGGCGGCTCATCGCACGGCTGCAGGCTGGCGAGGCGACGGCTTCGGAGGAAGCCGCGCTGCGGGAATGGTCGCGCGACCCGGCGAATGCGGAGCTGTTGCGGCAGGTGAAGCGGGTGTGGGAGGCAGGCGCGGTGAAGCAGCGCGACTGGGACGTGGACGCCGCGTGGGCTCGTGTGGCGGCGCGGCTGGACGAACCGGCACAGGCGCAGCCGACGCTGCGGATCGTGTCGCGGGATGACGCGCCCGCCACGCCGCGCCGGCGTCGTAGCAGCAGCCGCTGGCTGTATGCGGCGGGCGGGCTGCTGGCGGCGTCGTTGGCGCTGCTGCTGCTGGTGCGCGAGCCTGCGCCGTCGGGTCCTGTCCCGCTGGTGTTCGCGACGGATGCATCCGGTGGCGAGACGGCGCGGTTGCCGGACGGCACGCTGGTACGGCTCGGTCCCTCGAGCCGTCTGGTGGTCGCTGGTGAGCGCCGGGTGGAGCTGAGCGGACTCGCCTTTTTCGCCGTGGAGCACGATCCCGCGCGCCCGTTCGAGATCGTGCTGCCTGCGGGGGCGGTGCGCGTGCTGGGCACCCGTTTCGAGGTGCGCGCGACGGACGACAGCGCGCGCGTCTCCGTGATCGAAGGTCGCGTCGAGGTGAAGGGCGCGACGGAGGCGATCGAGCTGACATCGGGTGAGGCAACGGCAGTGGCACGGGGCGGCGAGCCGGTCCGTGCGGAGCGGGTCGTTCCGGAGGAAATCGCGTCCTGGATGGGCCGCACCCTGGTGTTCCAGCGGACGTCGCTCGCCGAGGCGGCTGCCGAAATCGAAACCATGTACGACGTGCAGGTGCGGGTTGCTCCTGCGCTGAGAGAGCGCACGCTGACGGCGCTGTTCACGGACGAGCCGCTGGACCGGCTGGTTCCGACGCTGTGCCGTGCAGTCGTGGCGCGCTGTACGGTGACCGACACACTCGTGATGGTGGAGGTACAGGAATGAGTCAGAGGAATCGCGCAGGCACGGGACTGCTGCGCCTGGTCGCACTCGCTGCAGTGGCGCTGGGAGCTGCGCGTCCCGCAGAGGCGCAGATGCCGGCGCAGATCTCGATGGCGCCGGAGTCGCTGCTGGATCGTCCGGCGCGGATCGACCTGGAAAACGTCACGCTGCCGTATGCGCTGCTGGAGCTGCAGCGCGGCTCGGGTGTGCCGCTCATCTACAGTCCGTCCCTGCTCGAATCGGAGGGGCCGATCTCGTGCGAGTGCGTGACGCTGACGGTGCGGCAGGCACTGGAGCGGATGCTGACGGGCACGCGTTTCCGTTTCGAGGATGTCGGTTCGCAGATCCTGATCGAGCGGCGGGCTGCGCCGCGAATCGATCGTCGAATGGAGAGTTCGGCGCCGCTGGTCACGAGCCCGGTCGCGCCTGCGGAACTCACGCGCGAGGGCGCGGTGCGGGCGCAGGAGAGCCTGTGGTCGAAGCTGACGGGCGGTGTCGGCGCGATGTTCACGCGCGGCGCTCCGGGCACAATCGTCGGGCGCGTTACCGACGAGGCGACGCAGGAGCCGCTCGCTTCCGTTCAGGTCTACGTGGTCGGCACGTCGCTCAACGCACTGACGGACGCGAGCGGCAGCTACGCGATCAGCGACGTCCCGGCCGGCCTGTACACGGTCGAGGCGCAGCGGATCGGGTACGCGAACGCGACGCGCGAGAATGTGAGCGTGCCGGACGGCGGCTCGGTGACGGTCAACCTGTCGATGAGCGTCACGGCGCTGACGCTGGACGAGATCGTCGCGACCGGTGTCGTGGATCCGACGTCGGCGCGTCGTGTTCCGTTCACGGTTGCGCGCGTGAGCGGCGAGGCGCTGCAGGTGCCGGTCGACAACGCCGTGAACTCGCTGCAGGGCAAGGTCGCGGGTGCCAGCATCGTGACGAGCCCGCAGCCGGGCGCCGGCGTGAACATCGTGCTGCGTGCGCCGACCAGCATCACGAAGTCGAATGCCCCGCTGATCGTGGTGGATGGTGTCATCCTCGCCAGCACGTTCGGCCGCTCGTCGGCGGACATCGATGCGCTCGACATCGAGAGCATCGAGATCGTGAAGGGCGCGGCGGCGGCGTCGCTGTACGGGTCGCGGGCGGCGAACGGCGTGATCCAGATCCGCACGCGGCGGGGCACGAACCTCGAGGAGGGCGACACCCGGATCACGGTTCGCTCGGAGTTCGGCCAGAACAGCCTGGCCGGGGACATGTCCCGTGCAGCGCACCACCACTACCTGGTGAACGCCGCAGGGCAGTACGTGGACGAAGAAGGCGCCGTAGTGGCGCGCGAGGATCGTGTGGAGCGCCCCGCAGCCGAGCGGTTCCTGGACCAGCCGTATCCCGGCGCGACGTATGACCACGTCGACCAGTTCTTCGATCCCGGCAGCTACTCGACGAACTCGGTCTCGATCGCGCAGAACGGCGCCTCGACGAACTTCTACGCATCGTACGCCCGCAGGAACATCGAGGGTGTCGTGCTCGAGCACGGCGGCTACGAGATGAACGACCTGCGGGTCAACCTGGATCACCGGCTGCGCTCCGACCTGGCATTCTCGTTGAGCGCCTATCACGCTCGCTCCGAGCGCGACGGACTCCCGGGCAACCTGTTCCTCGACCTCATCCAGACGGAGCCCGACTCCGACCTGCTGCAGCCGGATCCGGACGGCACGCCGTACATCTACCAGCCCGATCCGCTGGGCGTCACGGCGAACCCGCTGTACGCGCTCGCGGTCCAGGAAGAAACCGAGGAGCGTGCCCGCACGCTGGCGAGCGCGGACCTGCGCTACTCGCCCACCGGCTGGCTGAGCGTGGACGGCAACCTGAGCTACGACCGCTCGGACCGGCACACGTTCTTCTACTTCCCGCGCGGCAAGAAGACCAGCACGCAGAGCCTGGTCGGCGGCAACGTGGAGCGCGGCAGCGGCGAGACGACGGCGATCAACGGCTCGCTGAGCGCGAACCTGCGTCGCAGCTTCGGCGATCTGGCGACCCGCCTCACGCTGCGTGCGCTCATGGAGAGCGAGGACTACAGCTTCTTCTCGGCAACCGCGGCAAGCCTGTCGGCGGAGGGCGTTCCGGACCTGAACGCGGGTCTCATGCCGACGATCGGGGGGAACACGGAGGAGATCCGCTCGGAGGGCTACTTCGCGATCCTCGGCCTCGATTACGCGGGCAAGTACATCGTGGACGCGCTGGTGCGCCGCGACGGCAGCTCGCTCTTCGGGCCTGACGAGCGCTGGCAGACGTACTACCGCGGCAGCGCTGCCTGGCGCATGGCGGAGGAGGCCTGGTGGCCGCTGGAGCAGGTGAACGAGTTCAAGCTGCGCTACTCGATCGGCACGGCGGGCGGCCGCCCGTCGTACCTGAACCGCTACGAGACGTACAGTTTCGCTGCGGGCGGTGGGCTCACGAAGTCCACGCTCGGCAACCGCGAGCTGAAGCCGGAGCGCGCAACGGAGCAGGAGTTCGGCATCGACGCGATCCTGTTCGACCGCTTCTCGGTGCAGCTCAACTACGCGAAGGTGGTGACGGAGGACCAGCTCCTGCAGATCCCGCTGCCGGCGGCGTTCGGGTTCTCGTCGCAGTGGCAGAACGCGGGCACGGTCGAGGGCAACACGTGGGAAGCGACGATCGAAGCCCGCGTGCTGCAGAAGCCCGACCTGCAGTGGACCGTCGGCCTGATCGCCGACCGCTCGCGTCACGAGATCACCGAGTTCAACCGTCCCTGCTACCGCGATGGCGGTTCCAACCAGCTCTACCGCTGCGCGGGCGAGACGCTCGGCACGATGTACGGCAACCACTTCCTGCGCAGCGCTGACGAGCTGCCCGAGGGCGCGCCGGCCGACGAGTTCATGGTCAACGACGACGGCCTGCTCGTGTGGGTGGGCGCAGGTGGCGACTGGCGCAATCACCAGTGGGGCACGTCCGCCGAGTTCGGCGACATCACCTACGACTGGGGCACGCCGATCCGCCAGTATGACGAGACCGGCAACCCGGCAGTCGTGCGGATCGGTGATGGCAACCCCGACATGCACCTGGGCCTGAGCAGCAGCCTGACGTGGAAGGGACTCAACTTCTACGCGCTGTTCGACTCGCAGATCGGTGGCGACGTCTACAACCGGACCAACCAGCGGATGTACCAGTACTTCCGCAGCGGGGACACGGACCAGGCGGGCAAGCCGGAAGAGCTCAAGAAGACCACCGACTATTACACGGCACTGTACGGCGCGAACGTGATCAACGACTGGTTCATTGAGGACGCAACGTACCTGAAGCTGCGCGAGGCATCGCTGCGCTGGCAGGTGCCGACGTCGCTGCTCGATTCCGCACGCCTCGGCGTGATCGACGGACTGTCGGTGTTCCTGATCGGTCGCAACCTGCTGACGTTCTCGGATTACAAGGGCTTCGATCCGGAGATCGGCACCCCGCTCGAGCGGATCGACAGCTTCGACTATCCGCAGTACCGCACGGTCACGGCCGGCGTCGAGCTTCGCTTCTAGGAGAAGATAGAATGCGCAATCCAACGTTTCTGCTGCTCGCCGGCGCGCTCCTCCTGGGCGGATGCCAGGACCTGGACGTCGCGAATCCGAACCTGCCGGACCGCGACCGTGCGACGAGCAACCCGAGTGATGTGCAGGCGCTCATCTCGACACAGATGGTGCGCTTCTACCGGAACAACCAGTTCAACTACCCGAACGGTGCGCTGACCGCGATGGTCGACAACACCACGGGCGGGTTCCTCGACTACGCGGTCGTCGAACTCTCGTGGGAGCCGCGCGAGGCCTGGAACAACAGTCCGCTGAACGGTCGCCGCGCGGTGAACGACCAGCCGTGGTACGGCCTGTACGACGTCATCTCCAACGTCCATGACGGACTGCAGGCGATCGACGACGGGCTCGACATCGTGGTGGACGGGACGGACCACACGCCGCGCGCACGCGCCTTTGCGAAGCTCATGCAGGGGCTGTCGTACGGGTACCTCGGCCTGCTGTTCGACCAGGCGCTGATCGTCAACGAGTTCGACGACCTGGAGGAGAAGGACCTCACCGAGTTCGCGCCGTACCCGGTCGTGATCGACACGGCACTGTCCATGATTGACGAGGCAATCGCCATCATGGAGACCAACGATTTCGTGGTGCCGGGCAGCCCTGACTGGATCAACGGGCAGGAGATGACGAACGACGAGCTGGCGCAGCTCGCGAACTCCTACGCGGCCCGCTTTATCGCCAACTCCGCCCGCACGTGGGAGGAGCGCGCTGCCGTGGACTGGAACGAGGTCATCCGCCGCATTGATGCGGGCATCACGGAGGACTTTGCGCCGGTCGGCGTCCTGGAGTCGTGGGAGAGC
The Longimicrobiales bacterium genome window above contains:
- a CDS encoding RNA polymerase sigma-70 factor, coding for MCTPAEGVAERIGRGDRAAFEEFFRAEYGRLCSFLADQVGSAAEAEELAQDVLLRLWRARAQLRRHDSLRSYLYRSARNAAINHRRRAALERQHSDITHIPVSASPPADERLRLRLLGEAAAAAIRDLPERCRLIFDLSRRQHLTHAEIAEVLNISPRTVETQIGRALKLLRYRLAPLLD
- a CDS encoding sigma-70 family RNA polymerase sigma factor, which encodes MVKTASKSQAVEGRRAVHLPELSDSELVAAHLEGHPGAFTELYDRYRDRLVHFIGRKTGDRDRAEDLVQEAFIRVTRHLHRFDQTKKFSTWIYTICSNLAKNELRNRSRSPLVLFQKLTTHWEPDHRPLQFEDGLARPDDQYRKRYLQQIVEQTVEELPEHHKLVFRLRELEGKSYEEIAEITGVNLGTVKSRLHRARTSFAELIEPLLN
- a CDS encoding SusC/RagA family TonB-linked outer membrane protein encodes the protein MSQRNRAGTGLLRLVALAAVALGAARPAEAQMPAQISMAPESLLDRPARIDLENVTLPYALLELQRGSGVPLIYSPSLLESEGPISCECVTLTVRQALERMLTGTRFRFEDVGSQILIERRAAPRIDRRMESSAPLVTSPVAPAELTREGAVRAQESLWSKLTGGVGAMFTRGAPGTIVGRVTDEATQEPLASVQVYVVGTSLNALTDASGSYAISDVPAGLYTVEAQRIGYANATRENVSVPDGGSVTVNLSMSVTALTLDEIVATGVVDPTSARRVPFTVARVSGEALQVPVDNAVNSLQGKVAGASIVTSPQPGAGVNIVLRAPTSITKSNAPLIVVDGVILASTFGRSSADIDALDIESIEIVKGAAAASLYGSRAANGVIQIRTRRGTNLEEGDTRITVRSEFGQNSLAGDMSRAAHHHYLVNAAGQYVDEEGAVVAREDRVERPAAERFLDQPYPGATYDHVDQFFDPGSYSTNSVSIAQNGASTNFYASYARRNIEGVVLEHGGYEMNDLRVNLDHRLRSDLAFSLSAYHARSERDGLPGNLFLDLIQTEPDSDLLQPDPDGTPYIYQPDPLGVTANPLYALAVQEETEERARTLASADLRYSPTGWLSVDGNLSYDRSDRHTFFYFPRGKKTSTQSLVGGNVERGSGETTAINGSLSANLRRSFGDLATRLTLRALMESEDYSFFSATAASLSAEGVPDLNAGLMPTIGGNTEEIRSEGYFAILGLDYAGKYIVDALVRRDGSSLFGPDERWQTYYRGSAAWRMAEEAWWPLEQVNEFKLRYSIGTAGGRPSYLNRYETYSFAAGGGLTKSTLGNRELKPERATEQEFGIDAILFDRFSVQLNYAKVVTEDQLLQIPLPAAFGFSSQWQNAGTVEGNTWEATIEARVLQKPDLQWTVGLIADRSRHEITEFNRPCYRDGGSNQLYRCAGETLGTMYGNHFLRSADELPEGAPADEFMVNDDGLLVWVGAGGDWRNHQWGTSAEFGDITYDWGTPIRQYDETGNPAVVRIGDGNPDMHLGLSSSLTWKGLNFYALFDSQIGGDVYNRTNQRMYQYFRSGDTDQAGKPEELKKTTDYYTALYGANVINDWFIEDATYLKLREASLRWQVPTSLLDSARLGVIDGLSVFLIGRNLLTFSDYKGFDPEIGTPLERIDSFDYPQYRTVTAGVELRF
- a CDS encoding saccharopine dehydrogenase C-terminal domain-containing protein; its protein translation is MRSERGTPRFEEGYDMRMLVLGAGLQGSACAYDLLNSDGVSRVRLADQQVDRLPPFLQPYAGDERLERVHIDARDADSVRRAMEGVDACMNALPYYFNLDITKLAVEAGIHYCDLGGNTAIVFDQLKLDEEAAKRGISVIPDCGLAPGMVNILAGKGIDSLDRADSVKIRVGGLPQNPEPPLNYQIVYSIEGVLDYYTTKSWIVRDGKPLEVDALSEIEPVKFDEPVGTLEAFHTAGGLSTMPWNWEGRIRSMEYKTLRYPGHADIMRAIRDLGLLELEPVNVKGTNVVPRDVFIAITEPRLKKPAAPDLVALRVEVEGEKDGKPHRVQWDLVDRMDEAHGISAMERTTGFSLSITGQTQVRGLTRAKGVKTPDVAMPADHYITELRRRGIEIRQIA
- a CDS encoding FecR domain-containing protein, which codes for MDERDVWRLIARLQAGEATASEEAALREWSRDPANAELLRQVKRVWEAGAVKQRDWDVDAAWARVAARLDEPAQAQPTLRIVSRDDAPATPRRRRSSSRWLYAAGGLLAASLALLLLVREPAPSGPVPLVFATDASGGETARLPDGTLVRLGPSSRLVVAGERRVELSGLAFFAVEHDPARPFEIVLPAGAVRVLGTRFEVRATDDSARVSVIEGRVEVKGATEAIELTSGEATAVARGGEPVRAERVVPEEIASWMGRTLVFQRTSLAEAAAEIETMYDVQVRVAPALRERTLTALFTDEPLDRLVPTLCRAVVARCTVTDTLVMVEVQE